From a region of the Candidatus Omnitrophota bacterium genome:
- a CDS encoding Rieske (2Fe-2S) protein, which translates to MNRWIAVAKASQFAPGSQTCAVVDGAGIAVFNVDGALHAIENACPHAHAPLSEGYVEGTHVVCPWHAAVFDLATGELIEGPCHRGVKRYNVKTEGDEILVEIPQE; encoded by the coding sequence TTGAACCGATGGATCGCCGTAGCCAAGGCTTCCCAATTCGCGCCTGGCTCCCAAACCTGCGCTGTTGTCGATGGGGCGGGCATCGCGGTTTTTAACGTAGACGGCGCCCTACACGCCATTGAAAACGCCTGCCCCCACGCTCATGCGCCTCTATCCGAAGGCTATGTAGAAGGAACTCATGTCGTCTGCCCTTGGCACGCCGCCGTCTTCGATCTCGCCACCGGCGAATTGATCGAAGGCCCCTGCCATCGCGGCGTCAAGCGATATAACGTCAAAACGGAGGGCGATGAGATTTTAGTGGAAATCCCCCAGGAATAA
- a CDS encoding tetratricopeptide repeat protein: MRFLFIMLTIVWLLFSWVCFSALRWQPPLPRPWHAEDALSRSDPARIDADIEEITQRLENPTLAEQERAWYCFQRAQCYWLKTYLQNSRLSQLTYLKLSLKDCFSALELVPDHPSYLYAAADLYHQMKDYAEAEKYYQKVLKIRPDYALAYRRYHEMLEEMGQKEDEKKPGND, translated from the coding sequence ATGCGATTTCTCTTTATCATGCTGACCATCGTCTGGCTGCTGTTCTCGTGGGTATGCTTCAGCGCGTTGCGGTGGCAGCCGCCGCTGCCCCGGCCCTGGCACGCCGAGGATGCGTTAAGCCGCAGCGATCCAGCGCGAATCGACGCGGATATCGAAGAAATCACGCAACGCCTGGAAAATCCCACTCTGGCGGAACAGGAACGAGCATGGTATTGCTTCCAACGTGCGCAGTGTTATTGGTTGAAGACCTACCTGCAAAATTCGCGCTTAAGTCAGTTGACTTACTTGAAACTGTCGTTGAAAGATTGTTTTTCGGCGTTGGAACTGGTTCCGGATCATCCATCCTATCTTTACGCCGCCGCCGATCTCTATCACCAAATGAAGGATTACGCCGAAGCGGAGAAATATTACCAAAAGGTATTAAAAATCAGGCCCGATTACGCTCTCGCTTACCGGCGCTATCATGAAATGCTGGAAGAAATGGGACAGAAAGAAGACGAGAAAAAACCGGGGAACGATTAA
- a CDS encoding anaerobic sulfatase maturase, with product MNFPEIPILSPPARKPLQSVLIKPAGADCNLDCSYCFYLEKSELYPQSRIHRMSIEILEEMVKQIMRAGRPAISFGWQGGEPTLMGLDFFRQAVAFQQKYGVSGQTVGNGLQTNGLLVTKEWRQFFKEYSFLIGLSLDGTEHIHDKYRFTKGGGPSWSKVSESARRMLDEGVAVNALTVVNDYSAQFPREIYDYHKNLGFEFMQFIPCVEPDPSDPRRAAPYSVSAEQYGRFLCEIFDCWKGDFRNGLATTSIRYFDSVFHTYVDLPAPECTLLKECGCYVVIEHNGDVYSCDFFVEPEWKLGNLMQGDIVDFLNCSRQRTFGCMKSNLPPECTSCQWLPHCWGGCTKDRLRDLADNGSNHFCLSYKMFFQYADAELRRLAENWKTQRRHEEEEEQCRLQSLSSSTAVSKPGRNDPCPCGSGKKYKKCCGSRIA from the coding sequence ATGAATTTTCCCGAAATCCCCATTCTCTCTCCTCCGGCGAGGAAACCTCTCCAGTCGGTTTTGATCAAGCCCGCGGGCGCCGATTGCAACCTGGACTGTTCCTATTGCTTTTACCTGGAAAAGTCGGAACTCTATCCCCAATCGCGCATCCATCGCATGTCCATCGAAATATTGGAAGAGATGGTGAAACAAATCATGCGCGCCGGACGTCCGGCGATTTCCTTCGGATGGCAGGGGGGAGAACCCACGCTTATGGGCTTGGATTTTTTCCGCCAAGCCGTCGCTTTCCAACAAAAATACGGCGTATCCGGCCAAACCGTAGGCAACGGCCTGCAGACTAACGGGCTGCTCGTCACGAAGGAATGGCGCCAGTTTTTTAAGGAATACTCGTTCCTCATCGGCCTATCACTCGACGGTACTGAACACATTCACGATAAATATCGCTTCACTAAGGGCGGCGGTCCCTCCTGGTCTAAGGTTTCCGAATCGGCCCGCCGCATGTTGGACGAAGGCGTCGCCGTCAATGCTCTGACTGTCGTCAACGATTACTCGGCGCAATTTCCCCGGGAAATATACGATTATCACAAAAACCTTGGCTTCGAATTCATGCAATTCATCCCTTGCGTCGAACCGGACCCCTCCGATCCCCGCCGCGCAGCGCCCTATTCGGTTTCCGCCGAGCAATACGGCCGCTTCCTTTGCGAAATTTTCGATTGCTGGAAAGGGGATTTTCGTAATGGACTCGCCACAACCTCGATTCGTTATTTCGATTCCGTGTTTCATACGTACGTGGATTTGCCCGCTCCCGAATGCACATTGCTGAAGGAATGCGGATGCTACGTCGTCATCGAACATAACGGCGACGTCTACTCCTGCGACTTCTTCGTCGAGCCGGAATGGAAACTCGGCAACCTCATGCAGGGCGACATCGTTGATTTCCTCAACTGCTCCCGCCAGCGGACTTTCGGCTGCATGAAGTCCAACCTTCCGCCGGAATGTACATCCTGCCAATGGCTGCCTCACTGCTGGGGCGGTTGCACTAAGGACCGTCTGCGCGATCTGGCTGATAATGGCTCCAACCATTTTTGCCTTTCGTATAAAATGTTTTTCCAATATGCCGACGCCGAGTTGAGGCGTTTGGCGGAAAACTGGAAAACGCAGCGCCGCCATGAGGAGGAAGAAGAACAATGCCGGTTGCAATCGCTCTCTTCCTCCACCGCCGTTTCCAAGCCGGGCCGCAATGATCCATGCCCCTGCGGCAGCGGCAAAAAATATAAAAAATGCTGCGGTTCCCGCATAGCGTAA
- the sucD gene encoding succinate--CoA ligase subunit alpha translates to MSIFVDENTKVIVQGITGKEGSFHAEQCLAYGTKIVGGVTPGRGGTEHLGVPVFNTAADAAAKTGADASIIFVPPPFAADAVMEAADAGVRLIICITEGIPTLDMVKTKEYISRRPCRMIGPNCPGIIAPGKCKLGIMPGFVHMQGCIGVVSRSGTLTYEAVQQITDVKLGQSTCIGIGGDPVVGTTFVDCLKAFKDDDQTKGVVMIGEIGGSAEEEAADYIKNEFNKPVVAFIAGKTAPKGKRMGHAGAIIAGGKGTAAEKEAALKAAGAHVCESPAEIGERMLKALS, encoded by the coding sequence ATGTCTATCTTTGTCGATGAAAACACAAAAGTTATCGTACAGGGGATTACGGGAAAAGAAGGATCGTTTCACGCTGAGCAATGCCTCGCCTACGGGACCAAAATCGTAGGCGGCGTTACGCCCGGACGCGGGGGAACCGAGCATCTCGGCGTTCCCGTCTTCAACACGGCGGCGGATGCGGCGGCGAAAACCGGTGCGGACGCTTCCATCATCTTCGTTCCGCCTCCCTTCGCGGCGGACGCCGTCATGGAAGCGGCGGACGCGGGCGTCAGGCTTATCATTTGCATTACCGAAGGCATTCCCACTCTCGACATGGTCAAGACCAAGGAGTACATCAGCCGCCGTCCCTGCCGCATGATCGGCCCCAATTGTCCCGGAATCATCGCGCCGGGCAAATGCAAACTGGGCATCATGCCCGGTTTTGTGCATATGCAAGGCTGCATCGGCGTTGTTTCCCGCAGCGGCACCCTCACTTACGAAGCCGTCCAGCAAATCACCGACGTGAAACTCGGCCAATCCACCTGCATCGGCATCGGCGGCGATCCCGTCGTGGGAACCACGTTCGTCGATTGCCTGAAAGCCTTTAAGGATGACGATCAGACTAAAGGCGTCGTCATGATCGGCGAGATCGGCGGCTCCGCCGAAGAGGAAGCGGCGGACTACATCAAGAACGAATTCAACAAACCCGTCGTCGCCTTCATCGCCGGCAAAACCGCCCCTAAAGGGAAGCGCATGGGACACGCCGGAGCCATCATCGCCGGAGGCAAAGGCACGGCGGCGGAAAAAGAAGCCGCGCTGAAAGCGGCCGGCGCCCACGTCTGCGAAAGCCCGGCGGAAATCGGCGAACGGATGCTAAAAGCGCTAAGTTAA
- a CDS encoding glycosyltransferase, producing the protein MSRDAANLFEKNLIALDSIYPSLAKLLREYPSADEPEIAPPSEAAEEWNPDADIHIVYRFSHSPLARRLFDRLNLEELRRERNRRLLLIEDRLILFRDDLMKEDWRPLVLADHCLFLVHHSFQDGLRRFLAQYPDIAWGTIQFHTGADRPEEAIRFIQSLFKSARNALSQNIEHFINLQNKKTMPPYPQNIRFFVPGHNYLQDAAIRALRRLGYGSDRLAWKNPLYRFTRATAWMKDMQEQEIDAAIFLNSTPAIFTRDSALQRLPIHRAAWFVDNPRRYVSDPSDLEGCDAIGVFDRTYIPYLRARTQAPILEVRTGYGIEFNDPIPQDSSIDIAFVGELGANGFLPLERGFLRLDPNIVTTTNTFLKQIDITQPIDLSPLAEKIFAEKGVEYRGALVDYLENKAAALRRRYFLEALADQGLAIFGGEDWSNAEFAGPLTACFAGKRLNYTSELPRLYASAKINVNLFHPQCVSAPNPRVYDVLACGGFLLTSWNPGLENEFTAGEDLVVFHTKEELRKLAAYYLAHPAERRRIAENGRRKTLAKCGYDGRMQQLLSALITTIGDSYVYLCR; encoded by the coding sequence ATGAGTCGCGATGCGGCGAATTTATTCGAAAAAAATTTGATAGCGCTGGATTCCATCTATCCCAGCCTAGCGAAATTGTTGCGCGAGTACCCATCCGCCGACGAGCCTGAAATCGCTCCGCCATCCGAAGCGGCGGAAGAGTGGAATCCCGATGCGGACATTCATATCGTTTACCGCTTTTCGCATAGCCCCTTAGCCCGCCGCCTCTTCGACAGGCTGAATCTGGAAGAATTGCGCCGCGAACGCAATCGCCGCCTCCTGCTCATCGAAGACCGCCTCATACTTTTTCGGGATGATTTAATGAAAGAAGATTGGCGGCCGCTCGTCTTGGCGGATCATTGTTTATTTCTCGTCCATCATTCGTTCCAAGACGGGTTGCGCCGATTTCTTGCGCAATATCCTGATATCGCCTGGGGAACGATTCAATTTCATACGGGCGCCGATCGTCCGGAAGAGGCGATTCGATTCATCCAATCGCTTTTCAAATCCGCGAGAAACGCTCTCAGCCAGAACATAGAGCATTTTATAAACCTGCAAAATAAAAAAACCATGCCGCCCTATCCGCAAAATATCCGTTTCTTTGTCCCAGGACATAATTATCTTCAAGACGCCGCTATCCGCGCCTTGCGCCGCTTAGGGTATGGCTCCGATCGCTTGGCGTGGAAGAATCCTCTCTACCGCTTTACGCGCGCCACGGCTTGGATGAAGGATATGCAAGAGCAGGAAATCGACGCCGCCATCTTCCTCAATTCCACTCCAGCGATTTTCACCCGCGATTCCGCCCTGCAGCGGCTGCCCATTCACCGCGCCGCCTGGTTCGTCGACAATCCCCGCCGTTATGTCAGTGATCCATCCGATTTGGAGGGATGCGACGCCATTGGCGTATTCGACCGCACCTATATTCCCTATCTGCGCGCCCGTACTCAGGCGCCGATTCTCGAAGTGCGTACCGGATACGGCATAGAATTCAACGATCCCATTCCCCAGGATTCATCCATCGATATCGCTTTCGTGGGCGAATTGGGCGCGAATGGTTTTCTGCCGCTGGAACGCGGTTTTCTCCGCCTTGATCCAAATATAGTAACCACAACCAATACATTTCTTAAACAAATCGACATTACTCAGCCCATCGATCTTTCGCCCTTGGCGGAAAAAATATTCGCCGAGAAAGGCGTTGAGTATCGCGGCGCACTAGTGGACTATCTGGAAAACAAAGCGGCGGCGCTGCGGCGGCGCTACTTCTTAGAAGCGCTCGCGGATCAAGGATTGGCGATTTTCGGTGGCGAGGATTGGAGCAACGCCGAGTTCGCGGGGCCGCTGACCGCTTGCTTTGCGGGTAAGCGCCTAAACTATACCAGTGAGTTGCCCCGCCTTTACGCTTCGGCGAAGATCAACGTCAACCTTTTCCATCCCCAATGCGTCTCTGCGCCTAATCCCCGCGTCTACGACGTACTCGCCTGCGGCGGTTTCTTGCTTACTTCGTGGAATCCCGGCTTGGAAAACGAATTTACGGCGGGTGAAGATTTGGTTGTATTTCATACCAAAGAAGAATTGCGGAAACTGGCGGCTTATTACCTCGCCCATCCCGCCGAACGGCGCCGCATCGCCGAGAACGGACGCCGGAAGACGCTTGCGAAATGCGGGTACGATGGTAGAATGCAACAACTGTTATCTGCTCTAATTACAACTATAGGGGATTCTTATGTCTATCTTTGTCGATGA
- the gmk gene encoding guanylate kinase has protein sequence MSSIHGIPVVLSGPSGVGKGTVASLLMDMGLDMIRSVSMTTRPPRPGEQEGIDYFFTTPAAFEEAIDRDQLVEWAKVYRHYYGTPKHFLEKQFELGHDALLDIDVQGAAAILTLYQDGIFIYLLPPSLEELRRRLHSRAKGEGDDLEFRFNQALREMRFIEMYDYAVINGDPQQAAEECRAIIQSNRLRVERRKPWLQDLGLLV, from the coding sequence ATGAGTTCCATACACGGGATTCCGGTAGTGTTGTCAGGTCCTTCCGGCGTTGGCAAAGGGACGGTGGCTTCTTTGTTGATGGACATGGGATTAGATATGATTCGCTCCGTCTCTATGACGACGCGCCCGCCTCGGCCGGGAGAACAAGAAGGAATTGATTATTTCTTTACAACTCCCGCCGCCTTCGAAGAAGCCATCGATCGAGACCAACTGGTGGAATGGGCGAAAGTCTATCGGCATTATTACGGAACGCCGAAACATTTTTTGGAAAAGCAATTCGAATTGGGCCATGACGCGCTGTTGGATATCGACGTTCAAGGCGCCGCCGCCATCCTGACGTTATATCAAGACGGCATTTTCATCTACTTGCTGCCGCCTTCGCTGGAAGAATTGAGGCGCAGGCTGCATTCGCGCGCCAAGGGAGAAGGAGACGATTTGGAATTCCGCTTCAATCAGGCGCTGCGCGAAATGCGGTTTATTGAAATGTACGATTACGCCGTTATTAATGGCGATCCCCAACAGGCGGCGGAAGAATGCCGAGCCATCATTCAATCCAACCGGCTGCGGGTGGAACGGAGAAAACCCTGGCTGCAAGATTTGGGATTGCTTGTATGA
- a CDS encoding mandelate racemase/muconate lactonizing enzyme family protein — protein MEHDIAVREVRVEYEDHAYRAPLKFGGVVTDKVTLLNVYARVKNRAGKEMEGFGSMPLGNVWSFPTKKHAYSETLGAMKKLAEEIRAVTQDYDEFAHPVSINHAQEPLYLQAAGRVSQACSLHDPIPKLCALVVASAFDAALHDAYGKLLGLNVFSVYGHEYLPSDLSHFLDERFKGEYLSQYVSATPKPRMPLYHLVGAVDPLTETDIPKRLNDGLPETLAEWIEADGLTHLKIKLNGDNLEWDVNRVAAVDRIAEETQRQRGVEQWVYSLDFNEQCRNVDYLIEFLRQVGERAPRALDRVQYIEQPTARDLKANPNNKMHKAAAIKPVVIDESLVDYESLLLSRELGYSGVALKACKGQTQACLMGAAAQKFGLFLCVQDLTCPGASFLHSASLAAHIPTIAAIEGNGRQYCPSANRGWKERFPGVFSVANGTIDTACLNGPGLGAVPV, from the coding sequence ATGGAACACGATATCGCCGTCCGCGAAGTCCGCGTCGAATACGAAGATCACGCTTACCGCGCTCCCTTGAAATTCGGCGGCGTCGTTACCGACAAAGTCACATTGCTGAATGTCTACGCGCGAGTGAAAAATCGGGCGGGCAAAGAGATGGAGGGATTCGGTTCCATGCCTCTAGGCAACGTCTGGTCTTTCCCCACGAAAAAACATGCGTATTCGGAAACACTGGGCGCCATGAAAAAGTTAGCCGAGGAAATCCGCGCCGTCACACAGGATTACGATGAATTCGCTCATCCTGTCAGCATTAACCATGCGCAGGAGCCGCTCTATCTGCAAGCCGCCGGGCGCGTTTCCCAAGCCTGTTCCCTGCATGATCCCATTCCTAAACTCTGCGCTCTCGTCGTTGCCAGCGCTTTCGACGCCGCTCTTCACGACGCTTACGGCAAACTGTTGGGACTCAACGTCTTTTCGGTTTACGGCCACGAATATCTGCCCAGCGATCTATCCCATTTTCTCGACGAGCGATTCAAAGGCGAATATCTCTCTCAATACGTATCGGCAACTCCCAAACCCCGGATGCCTCTCTATCATCTCGTCGGCGCTGTCGATCCGCTTACAGAAACCGATATCCCTAAACGTTTGAACGACGGCTTGCCGGAAACGCTGGCGGAGTGGATCGAGGCCGACGGATTGACGCATCTTAAGATCAAATTGAACGGCGACAATTTGGAATGGGACGTCAACCGCGTGGCCGCCGTGGATCGCATCGCAGAAGAGACGCAGCGTCAGCGCGGCGTAGAACAATGGGTTTATTCGCTGGATTTCAACGAGCAATGCCGCAACGTCGATTATCTTATAGAGTTTCTCCGGCAAGTCGGCGAACGCGCTCCCCGCGCTTTGGATCGCGTTCAATACATCGAGCAGCCCACGGCGCGGGATTTGAAAGCCAATCCCAATAACAAGATGCACAAGGCGGCGGCCATCAAGCCCGTCGTCATCGACGAATCCCTTGTGGATTACGAAAGCCTGCTTTTGTCCCGCGAGTTGGGCTATAGCGGCGTCGCGCTCAAAGCCTGCAAAGGTCAGACGCAAGCTTGTCTCATGGGCGCCGCCGCACAGAAGTTCGGTCTCTTCCTCTGCGTACAAGACCTCACTTGTCCCGGCGCTTCTTTTCTCCATTCCGCCAGCCTGGCGGCGCATATCCCCACCATCGCCGCTATCGAAGGCAATGGCCGCCAGTATTGCCCATCCGCCAACCGGGGCTGGAAAGAGCGCTTTCCCGGCGTTTTTTCGGTTGCGAACGGGACCATCGACACAGCTTGTCTTAATGGCCCCGGCCTTGGCGCGGTTCCAGTATAA
- a CDS encoding cohesin domain-containing protein, translated as MFAKTSFNVILEKCFIQRTLFLLVLLTGFCGWPPLDIQAQDELPPKTIDDSPIKTFRGLGELSAAAFAPNGTQVVTVGDIGAILWNIDKGNAEAAQWYKGHKDKINAVAFSPNGSQLLSGSNDMTLRLWNTQSGEKVAVYDKHSSYISAVAFLPDGSQAVSASLDNTAKLWDLKTNEVLFTYRGHLGNVNAVAVSKDGKKILTGSSDNTAKLWDVESAGRVKTLFGHTGAVRAVAFEPGGDRVLTGGGDKIAILWKAITDENSPIEREVAFVGHTGAVLAIAMSPDKKWVLTGSEDKTAKIWDAEKGEEFRALIGHRNRVHTVAFSKDGMQIMTASSDGRILTWDISDLYPKEDEEPTAPIPQVGGGSLGAGPGETVKVPIVIYDLEMAKAFGFQVEYDAKSLAFENEVSIDNTVISSWGLADAFEDSPGHLQVVAVALAGDDAAGSGFLIFLTFRVLDEAKSGETLLLNFTNFSDDLSGVSSTPVKLSIGSKGDVDGNGQITSADVQMAFDLTLRRFTSTPYQTWAADANKDNRVTAVDVQIIFEAALGRIEIEDLPGKSAGRVLSAADKVGVTSVVGLPGKEILVPIRLEPASPITSFLIDLEYDRTKLTFLGASKEGTLTQSFGLADAVEVEPGLIRVSAAALGMAPASSPGDLIRLRFLASEDAIGKAGVVIVAVEDDLLNAETSGGAVDFDLVTSIDWMVYE; from the coding sequence ATGTTCGCAAAAACCTCATTTAACGTTATTTTAGAGAAATGCTTTATCCAAAGGACATTATTTCTGCTCGTGTTGCTTACTGGTTTTTGTGGATGGCCGCCGCTTGACATCCAGGCGCAAGACGAACTTCCCCCAAAAACTATTGACGATTCCCCTATCAAAACTTTTCGAGGACTGGGCGAGCTCAGCGCGGCGGCGTTTGCGCCCAACGGCACGCAGGTCGTCACCGTAGGCGATATCGGCGCCATCCTTTGGAATATCGACAAAGGAAACGCCGAGGCGGCGCAATGGTATAAAGGGCATAAGGATAAGATAAACGCCGTCGCCTTTTCTCCCAACGGTTCCCAATTGCTCTCGGGAAGCAACGACATGACCCTTCGGCTTTGGAATACTCAATCCGGCGAGAAAGTGGCCGTTTACGATAAGCACAGCTCGTATATTTCCGCCGTGGCTTTTTTGCCCGACGGCAGCCAAGCCGTAAGCGCCAGTCTCGATAATACGGCTAAGTTGTGGGATCTTAAAACCAACGAAGTCCTTTTCACTTACCGCGGCCACCTTGGAAACGTCAATGCCGTCGCCGTTTCCAAGGACGGCAAAAAAATCCTAACCGGCAGCAGCGATAATACGGCCAAATTGTGGGATGTCGAAAGCGCCGGACGAGTGAAAACTCTTTTCGGCCATACAGGCGCTGTCCGGGCCGTCGCTTTTGAACCGGGAGGCGATCGCGTATTGACGGGCGGCGGAGATAAAATCGCCATCCTTTGGAAAGCCATTACGGATGAAAATTCTCCTATAGAACGGGAGGTCGCTTTCGTCGGCCATACCGGCGCCGTGCTCGCCATCGCCATGTCTCCCGATAAAAAATGGGTGCTTACGGGCAGCGAGGATAAAACCGCCAAAATCTGGGATGCTGAAAAAGGAGAAGAATTCCGCGCCCTGATCGGTCATCGGAATCGAGTGCATACCGTCGCTTTTTCCAAGGACGGAATGCAAATCATGACCGCTAGTTCCGACGGCCGCATCTTAACTTGGGACATATCCGATCTTTATCCGAAAGAAGACGAGGAACCAACGGCTCCAATTCCGCAAGTCGGGGGCGGTTCGTTGGGCGCAGGGCCTGGCGAAACCGTAAAGGTCCCCATAGTGATTTACGATCTGGAAATGGCGAAGGCGTTTGGTTTTCAAGTCGAATACGACGCGAAATCTCTGGCGTTCGAAAACGAAGTCTCCATCGACAACACCGTAATCTCGTCTTGGGGATTGGCCGATGCTTTTGAAGATTCTCCCGGCCATCTCCAGGTTGTCGCCGTGGCACTCGCCGGCGATGACGCGGCGGGATCGGGATTTCTGATTTTTCTCACATTCAGAGTGTTGGATGAAGCCAAATCGGGAGAAACCCTCCTGCTCAATTTTACGAACTTTTCGGACGATCTATCGGGAGTTTCCTCAACGCCAGTCAAACTCTCCATCGGAAGCAAAGGCGATGTGGACGGCAATGGACAAATCACCTCGGCGGATGTGCAAATGGCTTTCGATTTAACCTTACGCCGTTTTACTAGCACGCCCTATCAAACATGGGCGGCGGATGCCAACAAGGACAATCGCGTTACCGCCGTCGACGTACAAATCATTTTCGAAGCGGCTTTGGGACGAATCGAGATAGAAGACCTGCCGGGAAAGAGCGCCGGACGAGTCCTTTCCGCCGCCGATAAAGTCGGCGTAACCAGCGTTGTGGGCCTTCCTGGAAAAGAAATCCTGGTTCCCATCCGCCTCGAACCCGCCTCGCCGATTACGTCCTTTCTAATCGATCTCGAATACGACCGTACCAAACTAACCTTTTTGGGCGCCAGTAAAGAAGGAACGCTGACGCAATCCTTCGGCCTCGCAGACGCCGTAGAAGTGGAGCCGGGGTTGATCCGCGTTTCGGCTGCGGCGTTGGGAATGGCGCCCGCGTCGTCGCCCGGCGACTTGATCCGCCTTCGCTTTCTGGCTTCCGAAGACGCCATCGGCAAAGCGGGTGTTGTTATCGTCGCCGTGGAAGACGATCTCCTCAACGCCGAAACCAGCGGCGGCGCCGTCGATTTCGACCTCGTTACAAGCATCGATTGGATGGTTTATGAATGA